From the Deinococcus apachensis DSM 19763 genome, the window TGCCTCGGGTGGGGTCGGTAGGACAACGAAGAACGAGGCAGACCGACCAACTCGCACGCCCGCTGCTGTCGGACATTGATGCGGACCAGGAACTGCACGGCCTCCCGGCGCTCGGGGGCCGTCAGCGCTTTTTTCCAAGCAGCACCTTCATCCCCTCCAGCTCCAGGCGCTGTTGCCCCACCAGCTTCAGAAGGCGCTCGTTTTCACGTTCGAGCTGACGAAGCCGCCGGGCTTCGTCCACGGTGGCATCGCCGTACTTCGCCTTCCAGGTGTAGAAGGAGGCCGTGCTGCACCCGGCCTCCCGGCAAAGCTCCTCGATTGGCTTTTCGCCCTTTTTGGCGTCCTGGAGCAGCTTGATGATCTGTTCCTCAC encodes:
- a CDS encoding transposase, which translates into the protein MKHKRFSEEQIIKLLQDAKKGEKPIEELCREAGCSTASFYTWKAKYGDATVDEARRLRQLERENERLLKLVGQQRLELEGMKVLLGKKR